The Acinonyx jubatus isolate Ajub_Pintada_27869175 chromosome D1, VMU_Ajub_asm_v1.0, whole genome shotgun sequence genome includes a window with the following:
- the MRGPRD gene encoding LOW QUALITY PROTEIN: mas-related G-protein coupled receptor member D (The sequence of the model RefSeq protein was modified relative to this genomic sequence to represent the inferred CDS: inserted 4 bases in 2 codons; substituted 2 bases at 2 genomic stop codons): MASCKQNLARSERPPQAAPGADPLAVVPVVLSALAVCTCSCGIAGIAGNGTVVWLPGCRAQRTPFCTYILHLAVADLLLLLCTASMPTLDTPLLAREVLQRMKYLAYTLGLSPLAAINXHCLSVPFPIWYKRHRPQHLPAVKXALLWAPPLLMNVLASFFCGKFWHLWEVQCFVTDSVFHVLVIGSFTXATVIPSSATLFVRARGELVXRRRPPRLSVVILASVLVFLVRAPPLGIRWFLLYWLDLPQRTKTPFSHSARRSSAASSRANPVLYFPVGSRGCRGLREPLGAALHRALREEPELEGRETPSTGTNEVGVREPPRPTGVLPTPSMTTVCSRSTVSVADQTPAGREP, from the exons ATGGCTTCTTGCAAACAGAACCTGG CCAGATCCGAAAGGCCACCGCAAGCCGCCCCGGGGGCGGACCCGCTGGCCGTGGTTCCCGTGGTGCTGAGTGCCCTGGCCGTGTGCACCTGCTCGTGCGGCATAGCGGGCATAGCGGGCAACGGCACGGTGGTCTGGCTGCCGGGCTGCCGAGCGCAGAGGACCCCCTTCTGCACGTACATCCTCCACCTGGCCGTGGCCgacctcctcctcctgctctgcaCGGCCTCCATGCCCACTCTAGACACCCCCCTGCTGGCCCGCGAGGTGCTGCAGAGAATGAAATACTTGGCCTACACCCTGGGCCTGAGCCCGCTGGCGGCCATCAA GCActgcctctctgtccccttccccatctGGTACAAGCGTCATCGGCCCCAGCACCTGCCGGCTGTCAAGTGAGCCCTGCTCTGGGCGCCGCCCCTCCTGATGAACGTGCTGGCCTCTTTCTTCTGCGGTAAGTTCTGGCACCTCTGGGAAGTGCAGTGTTTCGTGACGGACTCTGTCTTCCACGTCCTCGTCATCGGGTCCTTCACATGAGCGACGGTGATCCCGTCCAGCGCGACCCTCTTCGTGCGGGCGCGGGGGGAGCTCGT GCGGCGGCGGCCCCCGCGACTGTCCGTGGTCATCCTGGCCTCCGTCCTGGTGTTCCTCGTCCGCGCCCCGCCCCTGGGCATCCGCTGGTTCCTCCTCTACTGGCTGGACCTGCCCCAGAGGACGAAGACTCCGTTCTCCCACTCGGCACGCCGGTCCTCGGCCGCGAGCAGCAGGGCCAACCCGGTCCTCTACTTCCCGGTGGGCAGCCGAGGCTGCCGGGGCCTGCGGGAGCCCCTGGGGGCCGCGCTCCACCGGGCGCTGAGGGAGGAGCCcgagctggaggggagggagacgcCGTCCACCGGCACCAACGAGGTGGGGGTCCGAGAGCCGCCACGCCCTACAG GTGTCCTGCCGACCCCCTCCATGACCACCGTCTGCAGCCGGTCCACTGTGTCCGTCGCTGATCAAACTCCCGCTGGCCGTGAGCCATGA